A window from Thermoflexus sp. encodes these proteins:
- a CDS encoding glutamine synthetase family protein has product MHSPAVDPNRVLEEARQAGVRFVILRFTDILGAPKGVTIPLEDLPEAIETGKWFDGSAIEGFARVAESDLYLKPDLSTFTILPWTRGQGTTAHVICWVVNRRGERFAGDPRAVLARVMERAARMGYAYVVSPELEFYLFRAEGEQFAPAPHDEIGYFDLATDLAYQVRCEMVETLRALGIPAGPGHHEISPGQHEIDFQPADALRMADYIVTARLVIKHIAQAHGLHATFMPKPLEGRAGSGMHTHQSLLRLEGGENAFADPEDDYGLSALAKSFLAGQIAHARGMCAVLCPLVNSYKRLLGGFEAPLYVSWARINRSALIRIPAIKPGRYQSTRIELRSLDPACNPYLAFAAMLAAGLDGIERRLPLPPPVEEELFPMETAELEARGIQRLPATLGEALEALEADEVIQEALGPLAAERFLEAKRLEWDAYCRHVSAWEIERYFHLY; this is encoded by the coding sequence ATGCACAGCCCGGCGGTGGATCCGAACCGCGTGCTTGAGGAAGCCCGCCAGGCGGGCGTCCGGTTTGTCATTCTGCGTTTCACCGATATCCTCGGGGCACCGAAGGGGGTGACGATCCCCCTGGAAGATCTTCCCGAGGCCATCGAGACTGGGAAATGGTTTGACGGATCGGCCATCGAGGGATTCGCCCGGGTGGCGGAGTCGGATCTGTATCTGAAGCCGGATCTGAGCACGTTCACCATCCTGCCGTGGACGCGGGGGCAGGGGACAACGGCCCATGTGATCTGCTGGGTGGTGAACCGGCGGGGGGAGCGCTTCGCCGGAGATCCCCGGGCGGTGCTGGCCCGGGTGATGGAGCGGGCGGCCCGTATGGGCTACGCCTATGTGGTGAGCCCCGAGCTGGAGTTCTATCTCTTTCGGGCCGAGGGGGAACAGTTCGCTCCGGCCCCCCACGACGAGATCGGCTACTTCGATCTGGCAACGGATCTGGCCTATCAGGTCCGTTGCGAGATGGTGGAAACCCTGCGGGCCCTGGGGATCCCGGCCGGGCCGGGCCATCATGAGATCTCGCCGGGCCAGCATGAGATCGATTTTCAGCCGGCCGATGCCCTGCGCATGGCCGATTACATCGTCACCGCCCGGCTGGTCATCAAGCACATCGCCCAGGCCCATGGGCTCCATGCCACTTTCATGCCCAAGCCCCTGGAAGGACGGGCGGGATCCGGAATGCATACCCACCAGAGTTTGCTCCGCCTGGAGGGTGGAGAAAACGCCTTCGCGGATCCCGAGGATGATTACGGCCTGTCCGCACTGGCGAAGTCCTTCCTTGCGGGGCAGATCGCCCACGCCCGGGGGATGTGCGCGGTGCTCTGCCCGCTGGTGAACTCTTACAAGCGGCTGCTGGGCGGCTTCGAGGCGCCTCTTTACGTCAGCTGGGCCCGGATCAATCGGTCCGCCCTGATCCGGATCCCGGCCATCAAGCCCGGGCGTTATCAATCTACCCGCATCGAGCTGCGCAGCCTCGATCCGGCGTGCAACCCCTATCTCGCCTTTGCGGCCATGCTGGCGGCCGGCCTGGATGGGATCGAGCGGCGGCTGCCGCTTCCCCCTCCGGTAGAGGAGGAGCTCTTCCCAATGGAGACCGCAGAGCTGGAGGCGCGGGGGATCCAGCGCCTGCCGGCCACCCTGGGAGAAGCCCTGGAAGCCCTGGAAGCCGACGAGGTGATCCAGGAAGCCCTGGGCCCGCTGGCCGCCGAGCGCTTCCTGGAGGCCAAGCGGCTGGAGTGGGACGCCTATTGCCGCCATGTCAGCGCCTGGGAGATCGAGCGCTATTTCCATCTGTATTGA
- a CDS encoding helix-turn-helix domain-containing protein, with translation MRGVPLRELLENLLPPGTQVIGGRGGLDHEVTWATLLRTIPARTAIQRGDLLLFSVDLLSMREPPLAFPALLELALEREAAGLAVVGPVPADWGLLADEAGLPLLALPEGTGLADLANQIARFITARREALYEIERELQRRFQQAALAGEGLPAILRVLEEVTGKRAWLEDAQGSPWPDLPGPPEPPPGPAERRAWLRRLPLREEGGEPPVALFGPDAAGRICLAGAVLLERRPIGAVCLLSLSGGITERDRLAVAQAASACALVLLRERSLWTAEARVRGEFLAQVLRGELPEAEARRRARILNEPIEEPMAVAVFRAPNAEENAERLTEAIRRLTARFPRCRVQPMAEGVAFVFPPPGGEADPEAVVEGLRAELVRTLGLPRLAAGVGGVYAGPAGLARSFREAVQSLQMVEALLGGDRTLAYSRLDVYRILYPLRESEVLEEFYEQTLGPLERYDQEHHAELIPTLEAFFACDGNLQRTAERLFLHRNSLAYRLRRIQEITGMDLRRWEDCFRLQLALKIRPILRRSHAQPGGGSEPRA, from the coding sequence ATGCGTGGGGTGCCATTAAGGGAATTGCTGGAGAATCTGTTGCCGCCGGGGACGCAGGTGATCGGTGGCCGGGGCGGGCTGGATCACGAGGTAACGTGGGCCACCCTTCTTCGAACCATCCCGGCGCGGACCGCGATCCAGCGCGGGGATCTTTTGTTGTTCTCCGTTGATCTGCTCTCCATGCGGGAACCCCCCCTTGCGTTTCCCGCCCTCCTCGAGCTCGCCCTGGAACGGGAGGCGGCGGGGTTGGCAGTGGTCGGTCCGGTGCCAGCGGATTGGGGCTTGCTGGCGGATGAAGCCGGCCTCCCGCTGCTCGCGCTGCCGGAAGGGACAGGCCTGGCCGACCTGGCGAATCAGATCGCCCGGTTCATCACAGCCCGTCGGGAGGCCCTGTATGAGATCGAGCGGGAGCTCCAGCGCCGGTTCCAGCAGGCGGCACTGGCCGGGGAGGGTCTCCCGGCCATCCTGCGCGTGCTGGAGGAGGTCACGGGGAAACGGGCGTGGCTGGAGGACGCTCAGGGAAGCCCCTGGCCGGATCTCCCGGGTCCTCCAGAGCCTCCACCGGGCCCGGCGGAACGCCGGGCCTGGCTGCGACGCCTGCCGCTGCGCGAGGAAGGGGGAGAGCCACCAGTGGCCCTTTTCGGACCCGATGCGGCGGGGCGGATTTGTCTGGCCGGGGCGGTGCTCCTGGAGCGGCGTCCGATCGGAGCGGTTTGCCTCCTGAGCCTTTCCGGTGGGATCACGGAGCGGGATCGCCTGGCGGTGGCTCAGGCGGCGTCGGCATGCGCGCTGGTGCTGCTCCGGGAGCGGTCATTGTGGACGGCAGAGGCCCGGGTGCGCGGGGAGTTCCTCGCTCAGGTGCTGCGCGGGGAGCTGCCCGAGGCAGAGGCGCGCCGTCGGGCCCGGATCCTGAACGAGCCCATCGAGGAGCCCATGGCAGTAGCGGTGTTCCGAGCGCCGAACGCGGAGGAGAACGCAGAGCGCCTCACCGAGGCCATCCGTCGCCTCACCGCCCGCTTCCCTCGCTGTCGCGTCCAGCCGATGGCGGAAGGCGTTGCCTTCGTGTTCCCACCTCCGGGAGGGGAGGCAGATCCGGAGGCCGTGGTGGAGGGCTTGCGGGCCGAGCTGGTCCGGACCCTGGGCCTGCCCCGCCTGGCGGCCGGAGTGGGAGGAGTCTACGCCGGGCCTGCCGGTCTGGCCCGCTCCTTCCGGGAGGCGGTCCAGTCCCTGCAGATGGTGGAGGCCTTGCTGGGGGGAGACCGCACCCTGGCCTATTCGCGGCTGGATGTCTATCGCATCCTCTATCCCCTGCGGGAGAGCGAAGTCCTGGAGGAATTCTACGAGCAGACCCTCGGACCCCTGGAGCGGTATGATCAGGAACATCACGCCGAGCTGATCCCCACCCTGGAGGCCTTCTTCGCCTGTGATGGGAATCTGCAGCGCACAGCCGAGCGCCTGTTTCTACATCGCAACTCTCTGGCCTATCGTCTCCGGCGGATTCAGGAGATCACTGGGATGGATCTGAGGCGCTGGGAGGATTGCTTCCGGTTGCAGCTGGCCCTGAAAATCCGACCGATCCTAAGGAGGTCCCATGCACAGCCCGGCGGTGGATCCGAACCGCGTGCTTGA
- a CDS encoding ArnT family glycosyltransferase: MTRWLLSLICGLYMILAWSFARWTPAWQVPDEPAHYNYIRFIATTGRLPILRPGDYDQEYLGQIVSRGFPPELSIDPLRYEFHQPPLYYLLAAPVFIVFQGQLLPLRLFSASLGLLQILIAFAAIRRLFPEHPAWALGTAAVFAFLPQHVAMNSGVNNDALAEALILGIWVLLAEELRSHSPRRAWIGGTLLGAGFLTKTTVYPMALVVLTAVGARIRRDRAPRAEAMRRLMRWLLPALLLGGIWWARNLLTYGWPDFLGLQQHDRVVIGQPRTAEWIARYGLTATLDRFRAFTFQSFWGQFGWMGVVLEARWYLFFAWLTVLGLLGLAMHLGRERARSPLWGWPGLLLTLSLTLTAAAYIGYNLSFVQHQGRYLFPALLPIAVGFTIGWLEWLKRPAADGLAKACGLGILAQGLVGGIEGDLPVFPMALLLGTGMTAQMAARFPALRPILALTACLGAFALDLYLILRVIHPAFQ; this comes from the coding sequence ATGACCCGGTGGCTCCTCTCCCTGATCTGTGGGCTTTACATGATCCTGGCCTGGAGCTTCGCTCGCTGGACGCCGGCATGGCAGGTGCCCGACGAGCCAGCGCATTACAACTACATCCGCTTCATTGCCACCACGGGCCGCCTGCCCATCCTCCGGCCAGGGGACTATGATCAGGAATACCTGGGCCAGATTGTCTCCAGAGGCTTCCCGCCGGAGCTATCCATTGATCCCCTACGATACGAGTTCCATCAGCCCCCGCTGTATTATCTGCTGGCGGCTCCTGTGTTCATTGTGTTCCAGGGCCAGCTGCTTCCCCTCCGCCTGTTCTCCGCCTCCCTGGGCCTCCTGCAGATCCTCATCGCCTTCGCTGCGATCCGTCGGCTGTTCCCAGAACATCCGGCATGGGCGCTGGGGACCGCGGCGGTCTTCGCTTTCCTGCCCCAACATGTGGCGATGAACAGCGGGGTGAACAACGACGCCCTGGCCGAGGCACTGATTCTGGGAATATGGGTGCTGCTGGCGGAGGAATTGCGGAGTCACTCCCCTCGCAGGGCGTGGATTGGGGGGACGCTCCTGGGGGCTGGATTTCTCACCAAGACCACCGTCTACCCGATGGCCCTCGTAGTCCTCACAGCCGTCGGAGCGCGGATCCGCCGGGACCGCGCCCCGAGGGCAGAGGCGATGCGGCGCCTCATGCGCTGGCTGCTCCCGGCTCTCCTCCTGGGAGGAATCTGGTGGGCCCGCAATCTCCTCACCTACGGATGGCCGGATTTCCTGGGGCTGCAGCAGCATGATCGGGTGGTAATCGGTCAGCCGCGGACGGCGGAATGGATCGCCCGCTATGGTCTGACGGCCACCCTGGATCGCTTCCGAGCCTTCACCTTCCAGAGCTTCTGGGGGCAGTTCGGCTGGATGGGGGTGGTGCTGGAGGCCCGCTGGTATCTCTTCTTCGCCTGGTTGACCGTGCTGGGGCTTCTGGGCTTAGCCATGCACTTAGGCCGGGAACGCGCGCGCTCGCCCCTCTGGGGGTGGCCCGGGCTGCTGCTGACGCTCAGCCTGACGCTCACCGCCGCCGCCTACATCGGATATAACCTTTCCTTTGTGCAGCACCAGGGACGCTATCTCTTCCCTGCCCTGCTTCCCATCGCCGTGGGCTTCACCATCGGCTGGCTGGAATGGCTGAAGCGGCCAGCAGCGGACGGGCTCGCAAAGGCGTGCGGCCTGGGGATACTGGCTCAGGGACTCGTCGGGGGGATTGAGGGAGATCTCCCGGTCTTCCCGATGGCGTTGCTCCTCGGAACCGGGATGACCGCACAGATGGCCGCCCGATTCCCCGCGCTCCGTCCCATCCTGGCCCTGACGGCCTGCCTCGGCGCCTTCGCCCTCGATCTTTACCTCATCCTCCGGGTGATCCACCCGGCCTTTCAATGA
- a CDS encoding ammonium transporter produces MISKRVWGSMILLVGMLGLLAAVRPSYADQAPPAPTPDPAGTATGSGQDLVGVVPGTIRAEDFERAKAHEPFAVQLADLVNQNRLAINFIWTLITGYLVMFMQAGFALVETGFTRAKNAAHTMAMNFIIYVLGMAGYFATGFALQFGGIGLVGIPNLGGLKVLDGEFTVHIGGLDWGLFGTKGFFMRDAYDVAVAVMFLFQMVFMDTAATIPTGAMAERFKWTAFCLYGLFMGAFLYPIYGNWAWGGGWLSQLSRLGLGAGYIDFAGSGVVHAIGGWTALAGAMVLGPRLGKYNRDGTPNPIPGHNLVMALLGVFILAFGWFGFNPGSTLGASGNGNLRIGLVAVATMLASASGTLSAMLYTWATTGKPDPAMAANGMLAGLVAITAPSGYVSPMNAFLIGAIAGVLVCLSVAFFERVVRVDDPVGAISVHGTCGAFGQLAVGLFADGTANYGGLTVRGLFYGDAGQLVAQGIGMVVAFLWAFGVSWVFFKILDALVGLRVSPEVELQGLDFPELGVFAYPDGRLVPIPGAARLPVIPPASAEATAG; encoded by the coding sequence ATGATCAGCAAGCGTGTTTGGGGATCGATGATCCTGCTCGTAGGGATGCTCGGGTTGCTGGCGGCCGTCCGCCCGAGCTACGCCGACCAGGCGCCGCCCGCGCCGACACCGGACCCCGCCGGGACGGCCACAGGGTCCGGTCAGGATCTGGTCGGGGTGGTCCCGGGCACGATCCGCGCGGAGGACTTCGAGCGGGCGAAAGCCCATGAGCCGTTCGCCGTCCAGCTCGCGGATCTGGTCAACCAGAACCGCCTCGCGATCAACTTCATCTGGACCCTGATCACCGGATATCTGGTGATGTTCATGCAGGCGGGATTCGCTCTGGTGGAGACGGGGTTCACCCGGGCGAAGAACGCCGCCCACACCATGGCGATGAACTTCATCATTTATGTGCTGGGGATGGCGGGCTACTTCGCTACCGGGTTTGCCCTCCAGTTCGGAGGCATTGGTTTGGTTGGAATCCCGAACCTGGGCGGGCTGAAGGTTCTGGATGGCGAGTTCACCGTGCACATTGGGGGGCTGGATTGGGGTCTTTTCGGAACCAAGGGTTTCTTCATGCGGGATGCGTATGACGTGGCCGTGGCGGTCATGTTCCTGTTCCAGATGGTGTTCATGGACACCGCCGCCACAATCCCGACGGGGGCGATGGCGGAGCGGTTCAAGTGGACGGCCTTCTGTCTCTATGGTCTCTTCATGGGGGCTTTCCTCTATCCGATCTACGGCAACTGGGCCTGGGGCGGAGGCTGGCTCTCGCAGCTGAGCCGTCTGGGCCTGGGAGCTGGTTACATCGACTTCGCGGGCAGCGGAGTGGTCCATGCGATCGGTGGGTGGACCGCTCTGGCAGGGGCGATGGTTCTGGGTCCCCGCCTGGGCAAATACAACCGGGATGGAACGCCGAACCCGATCCCGGGCCACAACCTTGTTATGGCCTTGCTGGGGGTTTTCATCCTGGCCTTCGGCTGGTTCGGTTTCAACCCGGGCAGCACCCTGGGGGCTTCCGGCAATGGAAACCTGCGCATCGGCCTGGTAGCTGTGGCCACCATGTTAGCCTCCGCCTCTGGCACCCTATCCGCCATGCTCTACACCTGGGCTACGACGGGCAAGCCGGACCCGGCGATGGCGGCGAACGGCATGCTGGCCGGTCTGGTGGCGATCACAGCGCCCAGCGGTTACGTCAGCCCGATGAACGCCTTCCTGATCGGAGCGATCGCCGGAGTGCTGGTATGTCTCAGCGTGGCTTTCTTCGAACGAGTGGTCAGGGTGGACGATCCGGTGGGGGCGATCTCCGTGCACGGGACGTGCGGGGCCTTTGGGCAGCTGGCGGTGGGCCTGTTCGCCGATGGCACAGCGAATTACGGCGGCCTCACGGTGCGGGGCCTGTTCTACGGGGATGCGGGACAGCTGGTGGCTCAGGGCATTGGGATGGTTGTGGCCTTCCTGTGGGCCTTCGGGGTCTCATGGGTCTTCTTCAAGATCCTCGATGCCCTGGTAGGCCTTCGAGTCTCGCCGGAGGTCGAGCTGCAGGGGCTGGATTTCCCCGAGCTGGGCGTGTTCGCCTATCCCGACGGACGTCTGGTGCCGATCCCGGGCGCGGCGCGCTTGCCGGTCATCCCGCCGGCTTCCGCTGAAGCCACAGCCGGTTGA
- a CDS encoding flotillin family protein has protein sequence MVVAMGIWALIAAIGLIALWAWRYTKAGPNEVLIISGRKRKVVDPDGRKRVVGYRLVRGGAFVWPILERVQRLSLELLTIEIQTADAYTAQGVRMVVDAVAQVKVKGDEASIALAAEQFLSRSRDDIRRVALQVIEGHLRAVLGTMSVEDLYLRRAEFARQVREAARQDLERMGLDILSLTVRHIADEQGYLDAIGRPRIAQVRQQAAVAEAEADRVARIARLEAERAVEEARRELEARRAEADMAYELHRHRAAQAVKREEMIVRRVEKELAIEIEEKEIERRQRELAATVELPAEAEKRRILALADAERYRLEAEAAGRAEGLRATGRAEAEAMRAKAAAWREYNEAAMAQMVVDILPALARALAEPLSRAERIVLIGDGHGGISRFTGDLAQAMAQLPALVEALTGVHLPSTFVRNPAASASKEPSD, from the coding sequence ATGGTGGTCGCAATGGGCATATGGGCTCTGATCGCGGCGATCGGACTGATCGCCCTGTGGGCGTGGCGTTACACCAAGGCCGGCCCAAACGAGGTGCTGATCATCTCCGGCCGTAAGCGCAAGGTGGTCGACCCCGATGGGCGAAAGCGGGTGGTGGGCTACCGGCTGGTGCGGGGCGGAGCCTTCGTCTGGCCGATCCTGGAGCGGGTGCAGCGCCTCTCCCTGGAGCTGCTCACCATCGAGATCCAGACCGCGGATGCCTACACCGCGCAGGGTGTGCGCATGGTGGTGGACGCCGTCGCCCAGGTGAAGGTGAAAGGCGACGAGGCGTCCATCGCCCTGGCCGCGGAGCAGTTCCTCTCCCGGTCCCGGGACGATATCCGGAGGGTGGCTCTTCAGGTGATCGAAGGGCATCTGCGGGCGGTGCTGGGCACGATGAGTGTGGAGGACCTTTACCTGCGGCGGGCGGAGTTCGCCCGGCAGGTGCGCGAGGCCGCCCGGCAGGATCTGGAGCGGATGGGTCTGGACATCCTCTCCCTCACCGTGCGGCACATCGCCGATGAGCAGGGCTATCTGGATGCCATCGGGCGGCCGCGGATCGCCCAGGTGCGTCAGCAGGCGGCGGTCGCGGAGGCCGAGGCCGATCGGGTGGCCCGCATCGCCCGCCTGGAGGCTGAACGGGCTGTGGAGGAGGCGCGTCGGGAGCTGGAGGCGCGGCGGGCCGAAGCGGACATGGCGTATGAGCTCCATCGCCATCGGGCCGCCCAGGCCGTCAAGCGGGAGGAGATGATCGTCCGCCGGGTGGAGAAGGAGCTGGCCATCGAGATCGAAGAAAAGGAGATTGAGCGCCGGCAGCGGGAGCTCGCGGCGACCGTTGAGCTGCCCGCGGAGGCGGAGAAGCGGCGCATCCTGGCCCTGGCCGACGCCGAGCGCTACCGGCTGGAGGCGGAGGCGGCGGGCCGGGCGGAGGGCCTGCGGGCGACCGGCCGCGCGGAGGCGGAGGCCATGCGGGCCAAGGCCGCGGCGTGGCGGGAATACAACGAGGCCGCTATGGCCCAGATGGTGGTGGATATCCTCCCGGCGCTGGCTCGGGCGCTGGCGGAGCCCCTGTCGCGGGCGGAGCGGATCGTCCTCATCGGGGATGGACATGGAGGGATCAGCCGCTTCACCGGGGATCTCGCCCAGGCGATGGCCCAGCTCCCCGCTCTGGTGGAGGCCCTCACCGGCGTTCACCTGCCCTCTACGTTTGTCCGAAATCCGGCCGCTTCCGCTTCGAAAGAGCCTTCTGATTAA
- a CDS encoding SLC13 family permease, whose translation MTGILSPTWIAVSVFLTTYIALGLERIPRVLAAGIGVILLLLFKVLTVEEAVAYVHWETLGLLFGMFVLIAVLSEAGFFSALAIETAHRVNGEPRRLLVVFPLLTGFLAAFMDSITVMLFFATLTVELSRLLRFDPVPVVAAEVVAANIGGAATLMGDPPNVILGLTLGFGLNDFITHNGPIVVFGLLGAVAMAYRQSARDLQKGPPPERLELPRSVEMVRDPTLLRLGLLALALAVVLLSTHRWIEQRLAIPLTPPLATLIPAILLLLLGGPRVEGILRRIDYEVLLFLIGLFAIVGALEKTHAIEMLTGGVSSWLGKHPLGLVSALLWFSALCSAVVDNVPFALSMAYALRHLANSPQAPALSLLTWAVSLGTDLGGNFTPIGASANVVACAALEGHGVRVGWGRWMRLAARPTLIALGLAQMGLLVKAWLGFF comes from the coding sequence ATGACCGGGATTCTCTCACCGACCTGGATCGCTGTTTCGGTTTTCCTCACCACTTATATCGCCCTGGGGCTGGAACGCATCCCGCGGGTTCTGGCGGCTGGGATCGGAGTGATCCTCCTCCTGTTGTTTAAAGTGCTCACCGTGGAGGAGGCGGTGGCTTATGTGCACTGGGAGACCCTGGGGTTGCTTTTCGGGATGTTCGTCCTGATCGCGGTGCTCTCGGAGGCGGGTTTCTTCAGCGCTCTGGCCATCGAGACAGCCCATCGGGTGAACGGGGAGCCCCGGCGTTTGCTGGTGGTGTTCCCTCTGCTCACCGGCTTCCTGGCCGCCTTCATGGATTCGATCACGGTGATGCTCTTTTTCGCCACCCTGACGGTTGAGCTGAGCCGGCTGTTGCGCTTCGACCCCGTTCCGGTGGTGGCGGCGGAGGTGGTGGCCGCCAACATCGGCGGCGCGGCCACGCTGATGGGGGACCCACCTAATGTGATCCTCGGGCTCACCTTGGGCTTTGGGTTGAACGATTTCATCACGCACAACGGGCCGATCGTTGTGTTCGGATTGCTTGGCGCGGTGGCCATGGCTTACCGGCAATCTGCGCGAGATTTGCAGAAGGGTCCTCCTCCGGAGCGGCTGGAGTTGCCCCGGTCTGTGGAGATGGTTCGGGATCCCACGCTGCTTCGGCTTGGGTTGTTGGCTCTCGCTCTCGCCGTGGTCCTCTTAAGCACGCATCGATGGATAGAGCAACGGCTGGCTATCCCTCTGACGCCCCCGCTGGCCACATTAATCCCTGCGATCCTTCTCCTGCTCCTGGGAGGCCCGCGGGTGGAAGGGATCCTGCGTCGGATCGATTATGAAGTGCTACTTTTCCTGATCGGTCTGTTTGCCATTGTGGGAGCGCTGGAGAAGACCCATGCCATCGAGATGTTGACCGGCGGGGTTTCTTCGTGGTTGGGCAAGCATCCGCTGGGCCTGGTTTCAGCGTTGTTATGGTTCTCCGCCCTCTGCTCGGCTGTTGTGGATAACGTGCCCTTCGCCCTCAGCATGGCTTATGCCCTTCGACACTTGGCGAATTCCCCGCAAGCGCCGGCGCTTTCCCTGCTGACCTGGGCGGTCTCCCTGGGGACGGATCTGGGGGGAAATTTCACGCCCATTGGGGCCTCGGCCAATGTGGTCGCCTGTGCGGCGCTGGAGGGCCATGGCGTGCGGGTGGGATGGGGACGCTGGATGCGGCTGGCTGCCCGACCCACCCTGATCGCCCTGGGGCTGGCTCAAATGGGGCTCCTGGTCAAAGCATGGCTGGGTTTCTTTTAG
- a CDS encoding sigma-54-dependent Fis family transcriptional regulator: protein MQPWSYPVDLSKIRVRWEQFVTRRRLDPDLDPLVAASWERCFPRLNPLAPPALPCLEEQTLERVRLTLFDLIATARPMMEDLHQFTEGSGLAIVLLDGAACVLDVLGDPEIVRAVEAVGLRPGVYWGEGHVGTNAFALALLERTPAQVVGAEHFLALYHPWATTAAPIYGLDGQPLGAIGVMAPAERAQPDTLGMVMAAARAIENQLQAEANLRENHQLLAELQAILEAIDQVVLVLNAHGQVIRLNRTAARVLGLEPSGILGRPLTDHIRLPPTFHEALSDPTAHREAAGALIVDGDPMEGWIGLHAVTEGRRHLGFVLTFRRSEQVHQMVARLVGAQALMTLADIPGRSRAIQQVRQQARAAARTSLPVLLQGEAGTGKGVLARAIHNASTRASGPFIAVSCRAIPRELLTIELLGIEGGTFRNGPAEGRPGKFELAHGGTLYLDEIEALPLEVQAAILRILETGEVMRLGGWRPIRVDVRLIASSAADLERLVAEGHFRADLYHLLASTAIRIPALRERPEDIPLIAEAVFRRLRRASGRTYRLTEAALQQLKAYSWPGNVRELENVLERAAALSENGWIDLPHLPERIVRGLTVEEPPEPIRPVEELEREAILRAAVQYRGRLGEMASALGLSRTTLWRRLKRYGIDPAAFRDREKSPRRSRVHM, encoded by the coding sequence ATGCAGCCCTGGTCCTATCCAGTGGATCTCTCAAAGATCCGGGTTCGCTGGGAGCAGTTTGTCACCCGGCGACGTCTGGATCCTGATCTGGACCCGCTGGTGGCCGCTTCATGGGAACGATGCTTCCCGCGGTTGAATCCCCTGGCCCCCCCGGCCCTGCCCTGCCTGGAGGAACAAACCCTGGAGCGGGTGCGGCTCACCCTCTTCGATCTGATCGCCACGGCTCGCCCCATGATGGAGGACCTCCACCAGTTCACCGAAGGTTCCGGCCTGGCGATCGTGCTCCTGGATGGCGCTGCATGTGTCCTGGATGTCCTGGGGGATCCGGAGATCGTCCGTGCGGTGGAGGCCGTTGGGCTTCGGCCCGGAGTTTACTGGGGCGAAGGCCATGTGGGCACCAATGCCTTCGCCCTCGCCCTCCTGGAACGAACCCCCGCTCAGGTGGTCGGCGCGGAACATTTCCTTGCCCTTTATCACCCATGGGCCACCACGGCCGCTCCGATCTACGGCCTGGATGGACAGCCGCTGGGGGCGATCGGGGTCATGGCGCCCGCGGAGCGGGCGCAGCCGGACACCCTGGGGATGGTGATGGCCGCTGCCCGGGCCATCGAGAACCAGCTGCAGGCAGAGGCGAACCTGCGGGAGAACCATCAGCTCCTGGCTGAGCTCCAGGCCATCCTGGAGGCCATCGATCAGGTGGTTCTGGTCCTGAACGCCCATGGACAGGTGATCCGCCTGAACCGGACGGCGGCTCGCGTCCTGGGCCTGGAGCCCTCTGGGATCCTGGGACGTCCGCTGACGGATCATATCCGCTTGCCTCCCACCTTTCACGAAGCCCTATCCGATCCCACGGCCCATCGGGAAGCTGCAGGGGCCCTCATTGTGGATGGCGACCCGATGGAGGGATGGATCGGTCTGCATGCCGTAACCGAAGGACGACGGCATCTGGGATTTGTCCTGACGTTCCGGCGGAGCGAGCAGGTGCATCAGATGGTGGCCCGGCTGGTCGGCGCTCAGGCGCTGATGACCCTGGCGGATATCCCGGGCCGCTCCCGGGCCATCCAGCAGGTCCGCCAGCAGGCCCGGGCAGCGGCCCGAACCAGCCTCCCTGTCCTTTTGCAGGGGGAAGCGGGGACAGGCAAGGGGGTACTCGCCCGCGCGATCCACAACGCCAGCACCCGGGCCAGCGGGCCTTTCATCGCCGTCTCGTGTCGGGCGATCCCCCGGGAGTTGTTGACGATCGAGCTGCTGGGCATCGAGGGGGGAACGTTCCGAAACGGCCCGGCGGAAGGACGGCCGGGGAAATTCGAGCTGGCTCACGGCGGCACCCTCTACCTGGACGAGATCGAGGCGCTGCCGCTGGAAGTCCAGGCTGCGATCCTGCGGATCCTGGAGACCGGGGAGGTCATGCGCCTGGGCGGCTGGCGCCCCATCCGTGTCGATGTGCGATTGATTGCCTCCTCAGCGGCGGATCTGGAGCGACTGGTTGCGGAAGGGCATTTCCGGGCAGATCTGTATCATCTTCTGGCCAGCACAGCGATCCGGATCCCTGCGCTGCGGGAGCGGCCGGAGGATATCCCCCTCATTGCGGAAGCTGTGTTCCGACGCCTGCGCCGGGCTTCCGGGCGAACCTATCGGCTCACCGAAGCGGCGCTGCAACAGCTCAAAGCCTATTCGTGGCCAGGAAACGTGCGGGAGCTGGAGAACGTCCTGGAGCGGGCGGCCGCACTGAGCGAGAACGGGTGGATCGATCTGCCGCATCTCCCGGAGCGGATCGTGCGGGGGCTGACCGTGGAAGAGCCCCCGGAGCCCATCCGGCCGGTAGAGGAGCTGGAGCGGGAGGCGATCCTGCGGGCGGCGGTGCAGTATCGGGGCCGCCTCGGCGAGATGGCCTCCGCCCTGGGCCTCAGCCGCACCACGCTCTGGCGCCGCCTGAAGCGTTATGGCATTGACCCCGCCGCCTTTCGGGATCGCGAAAAAAGCCCGAGGCGCTCGCGGGTCCATATGTGA